A single genomic interval of Mycolicibacterium holsaticum DSM 44478 = JCM 12374 harbors:
- a CDS encoding SDR family NAD(P)-dependent oxidoreductase has translation MTLQIDLSGRRVLITGAGQGVGRGLAHAFATAGAEVLVNDLRPARAVAVAEEVQECGGHAAPVPFDVTDFEAVVDAVAALDGVDILVNNAGNAGAEGFAGRGPFAESEPADWEPYLQVNLYGVLHCTRAVLPAMVAGTWGRIITIVSDAGRTGDANGAAYAASKAGAAGFTRSVAVENGRYGITANNIALGTMRTPLTEPLWAEHADSPQAKAILQNYAIRRPGNPDDAAALAVLLASDSGSWITGQTIPVNGGFSFAM, from the coding sequence GTGACGCTGCAAATCGATCTGAGCGGCCGCCGCGTGTTGATCACCGGTGCGGGCCAAGGGGTGGGCCGTGGATTGGCGCACGCATTCGCCACGGCGGGCGCCGAGGTGCTCGTCAACGACCTGCGACCGGCCCGCGCCGTTGCGGTGGCCGAGGAAGTGCAGGAATGCGGCGGCCACGCCGCGCCGGTGCCGTTTGACGTCACCGATTTCGAAGCGGTCGTCGACGCGGTTGCAGCACTCGACGGCGTGGACATCCTGGTGAACAACGCGGGCAATGCGGGCGCCGAAGGATTCGCCGGCCGCGGTCCGTTCGCCGAATCCGAGCCTGCCGATTGGGAGCCCTACCTGCAGGTGAACCTCTACGGCGTGCTGCACTGCACCCGGGCGGTGCTGCCTGCAATGGTCGCCGGTACTTGGGGACGCATCATCACGATCGTTTCGGATGCGGGCCGCACCGGTGACGCCAACGGGGCTGCCTACGCCGCGTCGAAGGCCGGCGCCGCCGGGTTCACCCGGTCCGTCGCCGTCGAGAACGGACGCTATGGCATCACGGCCAACAACATCGCGCTCGGCACGATGCGCACCCCGCTCACCGAGCCACTGTGGGCCGAACATGCGGATTCCCCTCAGGCCAAGGCGATCCTGCAGAACTATGCGATCCGCCGACCGGGCAATCCGGATGACGCCGCCGCCCTTGCGGTCCTGCTCGCCAGCGACAGCGGCTCGTGGATCACCGGGCAGACGATCCCCGTCAACGGCGGCTTCTCGTTCGCAATGTGA
- a CDS encoding LysR family transcriptional regulator ArgP yields MVDVRLDGQQLAAFAAVIEHGSFDAAAMRLHVTPSAISQRIKALEQRVGQVLVVREKPCSATAAGVPLLRLAAQTALLEAEAMAEMGGDAPAVPRITMAVNADSMATWFTAAFTELDDVLFDIRIEDQDHSARLLREGVAMGAVTTERTPVPGCRVQPLGVMRYLPVASKEYMTRYLADGFTARAAAQAPSLAWNRDDALQDMLVRKVFRKEIVRPQHFVPTAEGFGAAVLAGRGWGMYPEGLAAPRLEDGSFVRICDAHLDVPLFWQCWKLDSPLVGRITDAVRAAAAVLRPR; encoded by the coding sequence ATCGTTGATGTGCGGCTCGACGGACAGCAGCTTGCGGCGTTCGCCGCGGTGATCGAGCACGGCTCGTTCGATGCGGCGGCGATGCGCCTGCATGTCACGCCGTCGGCGATCAGCCAGCGGATCAAGGCGCTCGAACAACGGGTGGGCCAGGTGCTCGTGGTGCGCGAAAAGCCGTGTTCGGCAACGGCTGCCGGCGTTCCACTATTGCGGTTAGCCGCGCAGACCGCGCTTCTGGAAGCCGAGGCGATGGCCGAGATGGGTGGCGACGCTCCCGCGGTCCCACGGATCACGATGGCCGTCAACGCCGATTCCATGGCGACGTGGTTCACCGCGGCGTTCACCGAACTCGACGACGTGCTGTTCGACATCCGGATCGAGGATCAGGACCATTCGGCGCGGCTGCTGCGGGAAGGCGTGGCGATGGGCGCGGTCACCACCGAGCGCACGCCGGTGCCGGGTTGCCGTGTGCAGCCCCTTGGTGTGATGCGTTACCTGCCGGTGGCCAGCAAGGAGTACATGACGCGGTATCTGGCGGACGGGTTCACCGCGCGGGCTGCCGCACAAGCCCCGTCGTTGGCATGGAACCGCGACGATGCGCTTCAGGACATGCTGGTGCGCAAGGTGTTTCGTAAGGAAATCGTTCGACCCCAGCACTTCGTTCCGACGGCAGAGGGCTTCGGCGCTGCGGTGCTGGCGGGACGGGGCTGGGGTATGTACCCGGAGGGCCTGGCCGCACCGCGCCTCGAGGACGGATCGTTCGTGCGCATCTGTGACGCACATCTGGACGTGCCGCTGTTCTGGCAGTGTTGGAAGCTGGACAGCCCACTCGTCGGTCGTATCACCGACGCGGTGCGCGCCGCAGCGGCAGTCCTACGCCCCCGCTAG
- the arsB gene encoding ACR3 family arsenite efflux transporter: MTGAAVSAAPTAPVVGKLSTLDRFLPLWIGIAMTVGLLLGRWVPEVNIVLEHVQVDGISLPIALGLLVMMYPVLAKVRYDRLDTVTGDRRLLMSSLLLNWVLGPALMFALAWLLLPDLPEYRTGLIIVGLARCIAMVIIWNDLACGDREAAAVLVALNSIFQVVMFAALGWFYLSVLPGWLGLEQTTIAASPWQIAKSVLIFLGIPLLAGYLSRRAGERIKGRDWYETRFLPKVGPWALYGLLFTIVILFALQGDQIMSRPFDVARIALPLLAYFAIMWGGGYLLGAALRLGYARTTTLAFTAAGNNFELAIAVAIATYGATSGQALAGVVGPLIEVPVLVALVYVSLALRRLFVADVRPTVLFLCTHNAGRSQMALGYFNHFAGGRAVAWSGGSEPADEINPAAVAVMAEVGIDITREYPKPWTEKSVRAADVVITMGCGDTCPYFPGKRYENWEIPDPAGQSVAAVRLVRDDIEKRVHGLLDSLPLHNSLQH, encoded by the coding sequence ATGACCGGCGCCGCGGTCTCTGCCGCGCCGACCGCACCGGTCGTCGGGAAACTGTCCACACTCGACCGGTTCCTGCCGCTGTGGATCGGCATTGCGATGACAGTGGGCCTGCTTCTCGGGCGCTGGGTGCCAGAAGTCAACATCGTGCTGGAACACGTTCAGGTCGACGGCATTTCACTGCCGATCGCGCTGGGTCTGCTGGTCATGATGTATCCGGTGCTGGCGAAGGTGCGCTACGACCGCCTGGACACGGTGACCGGCGACCGCCGGCTGCTGATGAGCTCTCTGCTTCTCAACTGGGTGCTCGGGCCTGCGCTGATGTTCGCGCTGGCGTGGCTTCTGCTGCCTGATCTTCCGGAGTACCGCACCGGGTTGATCATCGTCGGCCTGGCCCGATGCATCGCGATGGTGATCATCTGGAACGACTTGGCCTGCGGTGACCGCGAGGCGGCGGCGGTCCTCGTGGCGCTGAACTCCATCTTCCAGGTCGTGATGTTCGCCGCGCTCGGCTGGTTCTACCTGTCGGTGCTGCCGGGCTGGCTGGGTCTGGAGCAGACCACCATCGCCGCCTCGCCGTGGCAGATCGCCAAGTCGGTGCTGATTTTTCTCGGGATTCCGCTGCTGGCGGGTTACCTGTCGCGCCGTGCGGGTGAGCGCATCAAGGGCCGCGACTGGTATGAAACACGGTTCCTGCCAAAGGTTGGACCGTGGGCGCTGTACGGCCTGCTGTTCACGATCGTGATTCTCTTTGCGCTACAGGGCGATCAGATCATGAGTCGGCCGTTCGACGTCGCCCGCATCGCCTTACCGCTCCTTGCCTACTTCGCGATCATGTGGGGTGGGGGCTATCTGCTCGGGGCCGCCCTGCGGCTGGGATATGCGCGCACCACCACGCTCGCCTTCACCGCCGCAGGCAACAATTTCGAGCTGGCCATCGCGGTGGCCATCGCCACATACGGTGCCACCTCCGGGCAGGCGCTGGCCGGGGTGGTGGGACCGTTGATCGAAGTTCCGGTCCTTGTCGCGCTGGTGTATGTGTCGCTGGCGCTGCGACGCCTCTTTGTCGCCGACGTCCGGCCCACCGTGCTGTTCTTGTGCACCCATAACGCCGGACGCTCGCAGATGGCGCTGGGATACTTCAACCACTTCGCGGGCGGGCGTGCTGTGGCATGGTCGGGCGGCTCAGAGCCAGCCGACGAAATCAACCCGGCAGCGGTGGCGGTGATGGCGGAAGTGGGCATCGACATCACACGCGAATATCCCAAACCGTGGACCGAAAAGTCCGTGCGGGCCGCCGACGTCGTCATCACGATGGGATGCGGGGACACCTGTCCCTACTTTCCCGGGAAGCGTTACGAGAACTGGGAAATACCCGACCCGGCCGGTCAATCAGTGGCCGCCGTGCGCCTGGTCCGGGATGACATCGAGAAGCGGGTCCACGGTCTGCTCGACAGCCTGCCACTACACAATTCCCTGCAGCACTAG
- a CDS encoding ArsR/SmtB family transcription factor codes for MSNPPGSIAVDDACCDAPPLLRAPLSAEAAAQMAATLKALADPVRLRLFSAIASHAGGEACVCDISTGIDVSQPTVSHHLKVLRDAGLLTSQRRSSWVYYAVVPQALQSLSTAFDFTVTVGA; via the coding sequence ATGTCGAATCCGCCCGGGTCGATCGCCGTCGACGACGCATGCTGTGACGCCCCGCCCCTGCTGCGCGCACCGCTTTCGGCCGAGGCAGCCGCGCAGATGGCGGCCACGCTCAAGGCGTTGGCGGATCCGGTGCGGTTGCGGCTTTTCAGCGCGATCGCCAGTCATGCCGGCGGCGAGGCATGCGTATGCGACATCTCGACCGGTATCGACGTCTCCCAACCCACGGTGTCGCACCACCTCAAGGTGCTGCGCGACGCCGGCCTGCTGACCTCACAACGCCGGTCCTCGTGGGTGTACTACGCCGTGGTCCCCCAAGCACTGCAAAGCTTGTCGACGGCTTTCGACTTCACCGTCACCGTCGGCGCATGA
- a CDS encoding CobW family GTP-binding protein has protein sequence MGAIPVIALTGYLGAGKTTLLNHVLRTPGARIGVVINDFGELNVDAALVTGQIDEPASIAGGCICCLPDDGGLDEALAKLADPRLGLDAIIVEASGLADPVAISRIIRFSGVERIRPGGVVDVVDVTAHFDTVDDGQTPPARYGAASLVVVNKLDQIAPERRDSVLDRIERRVRERNPDVHLVGAIAGQVDPTLLYDVADAAEDAGQLSFRELLVTDTHHHVSADSVTATSEGCIDPGALVDLLENPPTGVYRLKGIVSVRSGARGRGYVVNVVGTSVHIATAPRPARINSLVAIGTAFDVDEVRARLEAALRRHDGAAPAAGLRRMQRYRQLSV, from the coding sequence GTGGGAGCGATACCTGTCATCGCGTTGACCGGCTACCTCGGCGCAGGCAAGACGACGTTGCTCAACCACGTTCTTCGAACCCCTGGCGCCCGAATCGGCGTGGTCATCAACGACTTTGGTGAGCTCAACGTCGACGCCGCGCTGGTGACCGGACAGATCGACGAGCCCGCGTCGATCGCGGGCGGATGCATCTGCTGCCTACCCGACGACGGTGGGCTCGACGAGGCGCTGGCCAAACTTGCCGACCCCCGACTCGGCCTCGACGCGATCATCGTCGAGGCCAGCGGCCTGGCCGACCCCGTGGCCATATCCCGAATCATCCGGTTCAGCGGGGTCGAACGGATACGGCCCGGCGGCGTCGTCGACGTCGTGGACGTCACCGCGCACTTCGACACCGTCGACGACGGCCAGACCCCACCTGCCCGGTACGGGGCCGCGTCTCTGGTCGTGGTCAACAAACTCGACCAGATCGCACCGGAGCGTCGCGATAGCGTCCTCGACCGGATCGAACGACGGGTGCGCGAACGCAATCCGGACGTGCACCTCGTCGGCGCGATCGCCGGGCAGGTAGACCCCACGTTGCTGTACGACGTCGCCGACGCCGCCGAGGACGCCGGGCAGTTGTCGTTTCGCGAACTGCTGGTCACCGATACCCACCACCACGTGTCGGCCGACTCCGTCACCGCGACCAGCGAGGGCTGCATCGACCCTGGTGCCCTCGTCGACCTGCTCGAAAACCCGCCCACCGGGGTGTACCGGCTCAAGGGCATCGTCAGCGTGCGCTCGGGAGCACGGGGGCGCGGCTATGTCGTCAACGTGGTCGGCACGTCGGTGCACATCGCGACCGCCCCCAGGCCGGCACGGATCAACAGCTTGGTTGCCATCGGCACCGCGTTCGACGTCGACGAGGTCCGTGCGCGCCTGGAGGCGGCGCTGCGCCGCCACGACGGCGCGGCGCCCGCGGCAGGACTTCGACGGATGCAGCGCTACCGGCAGTTGAGTGTCTGA
- a CDS encoding dihydrofolate reductase family protein, protein MGQLLRVQNFNVSRDGFGAGENQTFERPFGHADPGAMFAWAGATASWPNRTDPGGSRGLDDYFTRDFSRNIGAEIMGRNKFGPQRGPWRNHDWQGWWGEEPPFHTPVFVMTHYERPPFALSDTTFHFVNADPATVLERARDAAQGRDVRLGGGATVIRQFLDADLVDTLHVAVSQVELGGGSRLWESPDELADRFHHEAVPSSSGVVHHLFWR, encoded by the coding sequence GTGGGCCAACTGCTAAGAGTCCAGAATTTCAACGTCTCGCGGGACGGCTTCGGCGCCGGCGAGAACCAGACGTTCGAGCGCCCGTTCGGCCATGCCGATCCCGGCGCCATGTTCGCGTGGGCCGGGGCGACGGCGAGCTGGCCCAACCGCACCGACCCCGGCGGAAGCCGCGGACTTGACGACTACTTCACCCGCGACTTCTCCCGCAATATCGGTGCCGAAATCATGGGCCGCAACAAGTTCGGGCCACAGCGCGGTCCGTGGCGCAACCACGACTGGCAAGGCTGGTGGGGTGAAGAGCCGCCGTTTCACACCCCGGTCTTCGTGATGACGCACTACGAGCGACCACCGTTCGCGCTGTCGGACACCACATTTCACTTCGTGAATGCTGATCCTGCCACTGTTCTCGAGCGGGCGCGCGACGCCGCCCAAGGCAGGGACGTCAGGCTCGGCGGCGGCGCGACCGTCATTCGCCAGTTCCTCGACGCCGACTTGGTCGACACCCTCCACGTGGCGGTGTCTCAGGTGGAGTTGGGTGGCGGATCACGGCTTTGGGAATCACCCGACGAGTTGGCCGACCGGTTCCACCACGAGGCCGTACCCAGCTCGAGCGGCGTAGTGCACCATCTGTTCTGGCGCTGA
- the lysE gene encoding L-lysine exporter, translated as MGSPLVIGFLASFTLIAAIGAQNAFVLRQGIRREHILPVVALCTASDVVLISAGIAGFGMLVNAHPGAVHAAKFGGALFLAGYGLLAARRALRPSTLVPSERTPARLVEVLLTCAAMTWLNPHVYLDTVVLLGALANEHREGRWLFGVGAVTASAVWFTGLGLGARRLAGLFTAASTWRVLDCVIAVTMIGLGVSLALS; from the coding sequence GTGGGCTCGCCTCTGGTCATCGGCTTCCTCGCCTCCTTCACGCTGATCGCTGCGATCGGCGCACAGAACGCGTTCGTGCTGCGCCAGGGTATCCGCCGCGAACACATTCTGCCGGTCGTCGCGCTGTGCACCGCATCCGACGTCGTGCTCATCTCGGCGGGCATCGCCGGCTTCGGCATGCTCGTCAATGCTCATCCCGGTGCGGTGCACGCCGCCAAGTTCGGCGGTGCGCTGTTCCTCGCCGGCTATGGACTGCTCGCCGCCCGTCGGGCCCTGCGGCCGTCGACGCTGGTCCCCTCCGAACGCACCCCGGCGCGGTTGGTCGAGGTTCTGCTCACCTGCGCGGCGATGACCTGGCTCAACCCGCACGTCTACCTCGACACGGTGGTGCTGCTCGGCGCGTTGGCAAACGAGCACCGGGAAGGCCGCTGGCTGTTCGGGGTCGGTGCCGTCACCGCCAGCGCGGTCTGGTTCACCGGCCTCGGGCTGGGGGCGCGCCGGCTCGCCGGCCTGTTCACTGCCGCTTCGACCTGGCGCGTGCTCGACTGTGTGATAGCTGTGACAATGATCGGACTAGGTGTGTCCCTGGCGCTGAGCTGA
- a CDS encoding SDR family oxidoreductase: protein MTASGKSVFITGAAAGIGRATALTFARKGFTVGGYDIDEVGLKTLADEIDRLGAKAVVGHLDVTDADEMAQRVSEFADANGGRLDVMINNAGILLAGRFEDRDVRQHHEEIDINAKGVVNGLHAAFPYLRDTPNSVVVNLSSASAIYGQPELANYSATKFFVRGITEALDIEWNRYGIRVIAMWPLYVQTAMTDDIKTGTTDSLGIRLTAQEVADAIAKAVEPSALRRALHQVHFPVGTQTKVLTAGSRFSPAWLTRLVNKRLAHQ, encoded by the coding sequence ATGACCGCATCTGGAAAGTCCGTGTTCATCACCGGCGCAGCCGCAGGGATCGGCCGCGCGACGGCGCTCACCTTCGCCAGGAAGGGGTTCACCGTCGGCGGCTACGACATCGACGAGGTCGGGCTCAAAACGCTCGCCGACGAGATCGACCGGCTTGGTGCGAAGGCCGTGGTGGGACACCTCGACGTCACCGACGCGGACGAAATGGCGCAGCGGGTAAGCGAATTCGCGGACGCTAACGGCGGCCGCCTCGACGTGATGATCAACAACGCGGGCATCCTGTTGGCGGGCCGATTCGAGGACCGCGACGTGCGCCAGCATCACGAAGAAATCGACATCAACGCCAAGGGCGTGGTCAACGGTCTGCACGCCGCATTTCCCTACCTGCGGGACACGCCGAATTCCGTCGTCGTCAACCTGTCGTCGGCGTCGGCGATCTATGGACAGCCCGAACTGGCCAACTACAGCGCGACCAAGTTCTTCGTCCGAGGCATCACCGAGGCGCTCGACATCGAATGGAACCGCTATGGCATCCGGGTCATCGCCATGTGGCCGCTGTACGTGCAGACCGCGATGACCGACGACATCAAGACCGGCACCACGGATTCCCTCGGCATCCGGCTCACCGCGCAAGAGGTCGCCGACGCCATCGCCAAGGCCGTCGAGCCGTCCGCCCTGCGCCGCGCCCTTCACCAGGTGCACTTCCCGGTCGGCACGCAGACCAAGGTGCTGACCGCCGGTTCGCGCTTCTCGCCGGCCTGGCTGACCCGGTTGGTGAACAAGCGGCTGGCACACCAGTGA
- a CDS encoding EF-Tu/IF-2/RF-3 family GTPase: MTVEDVFHIRNRGVVATGRVQNGILRVGDTVSVNGGPAVTVDAIEKFRKRLDEATTGENVGVLLKSIDKDQVNRGDVITSAGEAPPLDGTNVIL; this comes from the coding sequence ATGACCGTGGAGGACGTCTTCCACATCCGTAACCGTGGGGTCGTCGCCACCGGTCGGGTGCAGAACGGGATCCTGCGGGTCGGCGACACCGTCTCCGTCAACGGGGGTCCTGCCGTCACGGTCGACGCCATCGAGAAGTTCCGCAAGCGACTCGACGAGGCGACCACCGGTGAGAACGTCGGCGTGCTGTTGAAAAGCATCGACAAAGACCAGGTCAACCGCGGCGATGTCATCACCTCCGCGGGTGAGGCCCCGCCGTTGGACGGCACGAACGTGATCCTCTGA
- a CDS encoding cytochrome P450: MADRWPSRDRPLGVPPAGSGLAPVMGNYGAPFLGHVLATLADPLEFARRRYAKYGPVSWAGGVGFRVVVLMGPEALEAAWVNRDKALSSTRGWQPVIGPFFHRGLMLLDFEEHLDHRRIMQQAFTRTALNTYLARTADGIDRALATWRPASRFAMYPSIKQLLLQQAAEVFIGTELGAESDQLIEDFHHTVLGGQAIVRADVPGGTWARGLRARERLERYFGRQIADRRRGDGTDLFSMLCRSESEDGQRFSDADIVNHMIFLLMAAHDTTAIAVSMLVYELGRNISWQNMLREEAKSRPIDSPTIEDLEAYPLLDAAFREALRMYAPAGSLFRQAIRDTEICGHFIPRNSQIAISVHASMRLADWWPAPDTFDPLRFADAANRAAVNRYAFAPFGGGAHKCIGQQFADMTVKTVMHKLLRRFSWRVPDDYRVSLTWGTGPTPADELPIDLETL, from the coding sequence ATGGCAGATCGCTGGCCCAGCCGGGACCGCCCACTGGGCGTACCGCCGGCCGGATCCGGGCTCGCGCCGGTGATGGGCAATTACGGGGCGCCCTTTCTCGGTCACGTCCTGGCCACCCTCGCGGATCCGCTGGAGTTCGCGCGGCGCCGGTATGCGAAATACGGTCCGGTGTCGTGGGCCGGCGGGGTGGGATTTCGCGTCGTTGTGCTGATGGGACCCGAGGCGCTCGAGGCGGCGTGGGTCAACCGGGACAAGGCACTGTCGAGCACCAGGGGATGGCAACCCGTGATCGGCCCCTTCTTCCACCGCGGCCTGATGCTGCTGGACTTCGAGGAGCACCTCGACCATCGGCGCATCATGCAGCAGGCCTTCACACGTACCGCTCTCAACACATACCTCGCCCGCACCGCCGACGGCATCGACCGCGCACTTGCGACATGGCGGCCGGCCTCCCGGTTCGCGATGTACCCGTCGATCAAGCAGCTGCTGCTGCAGCAGGCCGCCGAGGTGTTCATCGGAACCGAACTCGGCGCGGAGTCCGACCAGCTCATCGAGGACTTCCACCACACCGTGCTCGGTGGGCAGGCCATCGTCCGCGCGGACGTGCCGGGCGGAACGTGGGCGCGTGGACTTCGGGCGCGAGAACGCCTGGAGCGCTACTTCGGTAGGCAGATCGCAGACCGGCGCCGAGGCGACGGCACCGATCTTTTCTCGATGCTGTGCCGCAGCGAATCCGAAGACGGCCAACGCTTCTCGGATGCCGACATCGTCAACCACATGATCTTCCTGCTGATGGCCGCCCACGACACGACGGCCATCGCCGTGTCGATGCTTGTTTATGAGCTCGGCCGAAACATCAGCTGGCAGAACATGCTTCGCGAGGAAGCGAAAAGTCGACCGATCGATTCGCCCACCATCGAGGACCTCGAGGCGTACCCGTTGCTGGACGCCGCGTTCAGGGAAGCGCTGCGCATGTATGCCCCCGCGGGATCCCTTTTCCGGCAGGCGATCCGCGACACCGAGATCTGCGGGCACTTCATTCCCCGCAACAGCCAGATCGCGATCAGCGTTCACGCGTCGATGCGGCTGGCCGACTGGTGGCCCGCCCCCGACACCTTCGACCCGTTGCGGTTCGCCGATGCCGCCAACCGTGCCGCCGTCAACCGATATGCCTTCGCGCCCTTCGGCGGCGGCGCGCACAAGTGCATCGGCCAGCAGTTCGCCGACATGACGGTCAAGACCGTCATGCACAAGCTGTTGCGCCGATTTTCCTGGCGCGTCCCAGACGACTACCGCGTCTCACTCACCTGGGGTACCGGGCCCACGCCGGCTGACGAGCTTCCGATCGATCTCGAAACACTCTGA
- a CDS encoding ABC transporter substrate-binding protein, translating into MPAALSRRSFLALTAGTAALVAACGSDKPGTVAEDGSVTVKHAFGETKVPAPPTRVVSAGLTGQDDLLALGVVPIAVTDWFGGEPFAVWPWAQPKLGGAQPVVLSLADGIQVDQIASLKPDLIVATNAGLDHDTYTRLSGIAPTVAQTGQDAFFEPWQDQATTIGQAVFKHDQMQALIAGIDATFTTAGADHPQFAGKTALLSHGRLADGQPQVLTPGWRTEFLTEMGFAVANDPGLADVLIWCTESDEEQAALLADPKIAERRTRNVFTGKELAGAIAFGSPLSYPVVVDQLSPRLAQALA; encoded by the coding sequence GTGCCTGCTGCGTTGTCCCGGCGGAGTTTCCTGGCGCTGACGGCCGGAACGGCCGCACTGGTCGCCGCGTGCGGATCGGACAAACCCGGCACCGTCGCCGAAGACGGCTCGGTGACGGTCAAGCACGCGTTCGGCGAGACCAAGGTCCCCGCGCCGCCCACTCGGGTCGTCAGCGCAGGGCTCACCGGACAGGACGACCTGCTTGCGCTCGGGGTCGTGCCGATCGCCGTCACCGACTGGTTCGGCGGTGAGCCGTTTGCCGTATGGCCCTGGGCCCAGCCCAAACTCGGTGGTGCGCAGCCGGTCGTGCTCAGCCTGGCCGACGGCATCCAGGTCGACCAGATTGCGTCGCTCAAGCCGGACCTGATCGTCGCCACCAACGCCGGCCTGGACCACGACACCTACACGAGGCTGTCCGGGATCGCGCCGACCGTCGCCCAGACCGGTCAGGACGCGTTCTTCGAGCCGTGGCAGGACCAGGCCACCACCATCGGTCAGGCCGTGTTCAAACACGACCAAATGCAGGCGCTGATCGCCGGCATCGACGCGACGTTCACCACGGCAGGCGCCGACCACCCACAGTTCGCCGGAAAGACGGCGCTGCTCTCCCATGGCCGGCTCGCCGACGGCCAACCACAGGTCCTGACCCCCGGCTGGCGCACCGAGTTCCTCACCGAGATGGGCTTCGCCGTCGCCAACGACCCCGGCTTGGCCGACGTGTTGATCTGGTGCACCGAGAGCGACGAAGAACAGGCCGCGCTGCTGGCCGACCCCAAGATCGCCGAGCGTCGCACCCGCAATGTGTTCACCGGTAAAGAACTCGCAGGCGCCATCGCGTTCGGCTCGCCGCTGTCCTATCCCGTGGTGGTCGACCAGCTGTCGCCGCGTCTGGCGCAGGCACTGGCCTGA
- a CDS encoding queuosine precursor transporter gives MTGTGELEHRGFAKTGSAYYPTLVAVFTGLVLISNVTATKGIAFGPIIGDWSLITDGGFIVFPLTYVIGDVLSEVYGFAATRRAIYIAFVMEALAAFTFWLTAYLPAADFYVNQAAFEAVVKPFTQLVIAGLAGFIIGQTLNAWVVVRIKARFGEKHLWARLIGSTIVGEFADTLVFCSIAAAAIGINTWGDFATYVALGWVYKTLVEVLVLPVTYRVIGFIKRREPTYQPAV, from the coding sequence GTGACCGGCACCGGAGAGCTCGAGCATCGCGGCTTTGCGAAGACCGGCTCGGCCTACTATCCGACGCTGGTTGCGGTGTTCACGGGCCTGGTGCTGATCTCCAACGTCACCGCCACCAAGGGCATCGCGTTCGGACCGATCATCGGTGACTGGTCGCTGATCACCGACGGCGGATTCATCGTCTTCCCGCTGACCTACGTGATCGGTGACGTGCTGTCGGAGGTGTACGGTTTCGCGGCTACCCGCCGGGCCATCTACATCGCGTTCGTGATGGAGGCGCTTGCCGCGTTCACGTTCTGGCTCACCGCCTACCTGCCGGCCGCGGACTTCTACGTCAACCAGGCCGCCTTCGAGGCGGTCGTCAAACCGTTCACCCAGCTGGTCATCGCCGGGCTGGCCGGCTTCATCATCGGACAGACCCTCAACGCCTGGGTCGTCGTGCGGATCAAGGCCCGGTTCGGAGAGAAACACCTGTGGGCGCGCCTGATCGGTTCCACCATCGTCGGCGAGTTTGCTGACACATTGGTGTTCTGCAGCATCGCCGCGGCAGCGATCGGGATCAACACATGGGGTGACTTCGCCACCTACGTCGCATTGGGCTGGGTGTACAAGACCCTCGTCGAAGTGCTGGTGTTGCCGGTGACCTACCGGGTGATCGGATTCATCAAGCGCCGCGAGCCCACATATCAGCCTGCCGTTTGA